The sequence below is a genomic window from Chthoniobacterales bacterium.
TGGTCGGCATATTCCGGGTGTCTCTAGCTTCTGCAGAAGGAATTGCCGGGCACGGAGGCCCAGGTTTCCTAGGTGATGTCCCTGATGTTTACCTTTTGCATCACGTGGATTATCGCAAAGCTTCAAGGAGCGGCGGTTTGCAACCGCCGACCCAATCGAAGGCGGCAGAGCGCATCACTAACATAGTCGGCGGTAAAGACACCGCCGCTATGTCGCTCGACCTCGCGGGCCTCCATTGTTTACACGTCGTAATACATCGCGAACTCGTACGGATGAGGACGGAGACGCAGGGCGTCGTATTCCTTTTGTTTCATCTCGATCCAGTTCGCCACGAAGTCGGCGTTGAAGACGTCGCCTTTGAGCAGGAAACTGTGATCGTCACTCAAGGCCTTGATGGCGCCGCTCAAGGAATCGGGAACACTCGGGACGTTGGCGAGCTCTTCCGGCGGGAGCTCGTAGAGGTTTTTGTCGAGCGGATCACCGGGATCGATGCGGCTTTGGATTCCATCCAGGCCGGCGAGCAACAGGGCGGAAAAGGCGAGGTACGGATTCGCCGCGGGATCCGGGGTGCGGAACTCGATTCGTTTTGCCTTCGGGTTGGCCGAATAGGTCGGAATTCGGATCGCGGCGGAGCGGTTCCGGGCGGAATACGCAAGGTTGACCGGTGCTTCGAAGCCGGGAACGAGGCGCTTGTAACTGTTGGTCGTCGGATTTGTCAGGCAGGTGAGCGCGGGGGCATGCCGGAGAATTCCGCCGATGAAAAAGAGCGCCATCTCACTCAGGCCGGCGTAGCCATTGCCGGCGAAAAGCGGTTTCCCATCCTTCCAGAGAGACATGTGGGTGTGCATCCCCGAACCGTTATCGCCATAGAGCGGCTTCGGCATGAACGTCACGGTTTTGTTGTGCTTCTTCGCCACGTTCCGGACGATGTACTTGTAATACTGGAGGTGGTCGGCCATCGCTTTCATGGGCGCGAAACGAATGTCGATCTCGGCCTGGCCGGCGGTCGCGACTTCGTGATGCTGGCGCTCAATCGGGATGCCGGCTTTCTCGAGCTCAAGGCACATT
It includes:
- the glnA gene encoding type I glutamate--ammonia ligase, producing the protein MAKDKDKTPADVSKMIKDHEIKLVDFKFTDLPGSWQHFTTTLTEYNEEIFTDGLGFDGSSIRGWRAINASDMLVIPDPATAWVDVFNAEPTLSLICTIVDPITREPYDRDPRGVAEKAEAYLQSTGIADTAFFGPEAEFFIFDEVRFNYSGNSSYHLVDSSEGHWNSAREEFPNLGYKIRAKEGYFPVAPADSLQDLRNEMCLELEKAGIPIERQHHEVATAGQAEIDIRFAPMKAMADHLQYYKYIVRNVAKKHNKTVTFMPKPLYGDNGSGMHTHMSLWKDGKPLFAGNGYAGLSEMALFFIGGILRHAPALTCLTNPTTNSYKRLVPGFEAPVNLAYSARNRSAAIRIPTYSANPKAKRIEFRTPDPAANPYLAFSALLLAGLDGIQSRIDPGDPLDKNLYELPPEELANVPSVPDSLSGAIKALSDDHSFLLKGDVFNADFVANWIEMKQKEYDALRLRPHPYEFAMYYDV